A section of the Lujinxingia sediminis genome encodes:
- a CDS encoding pentapeptide repeat-containing protein, whose translation MTPDHEAYSRVTLRETPEEHPLAKIVSWSPLPEEGDTILAIYRSSTCPIAQMAIQDIPNRVPASLKLITVDHTLLPEKYRSTLAYVLYHEGEPVDISGGYQHVDNPNADMINEARFSLLLRRNGLLDSSPEFDADPWHATRGVFHVWQEEPDILNRHMHMDVDWSGRDRRDLNFENDRFINVVLNDVDFRGSVFGETLMIFVDLRGTNLSEEQAQKIHFISGFCPDGSTIVYEGEPGGCASSTGEEL comes from the coding sequence GTGACTCCGGATCACGAAGCATATTCGCGTGTAACGCTGAGAGAAACACCGGAGGAGCACCCGCTCGCAAAGATTGTTTCCTGGAGCCCGTTGCCCGAGGAAGGCGACACCATTCTGGCGATCTATCGAAGCTCAACGTGCCCTATCGCGCAAATGGCGATTCAGGACATCCCCAATCGTGTTCCTGCTTCGCTAAAGCTCATCACGGTCGATCACACGTTGTTGCCTGAGAAGTATCGGTCGACGCTGGCGTATGTGCTCTACCATGAGGGTGAACCTGTTGATATTTCGGGGGGATACCAGCATGTCGACAATCCCAATGCCGATATGATCAATGAAGCTCGCTTCTCGTTGCTTTTGAGGCGAAATGGCCTGCTAGATTCATCGCCCGAGTTTGACGCCGACCCCTGGCATGCGACACGTGGGGTGTTTCATGTGTGGCAGGAAGAGCCCGATATTCTAAATCGCCATATGCATATGGATGTCGATTGGAGTGGGCGCGACCGAAGGGATTTGAATTTTGAAAATGATCGTTTCATCAATGTCGTTTTGAATGATGTTGATTTCAGGGGTTCGGTGTTTGGCGAGACGCTGATGATTTTTGTGGATCTTCGGGGTACGAATTTGAGCGAAGAACAGGCACAAAAGATTCATTTTATCAGTGGATTTTGCCCGGATGGCTCGACGATTGTTTATGAAGGTGAGCCTGGCGGATGCGCCAGTTCTACTGGCGAGGAGTTGTAA
- a CDS encoding GFA family protein → MQLGLSGKAIACLSCYCDDCQAGARELEALPGAGPITKEGGGTEYVMYRNDRLEIRKGAANLKEYKLREDSPTSRVVASCCQAAMYLSFSDSRHWVSLYRERFEEDAPPLDVRICTRFKPEGAEIPDDVPSVSSYSLTFMWKLLAARIAMAFGR, encoded by the coding sequence GTGCAGCTGGGTTTAAGCGGAAAAGCGATCGCCTGCCTGTCGTGCTATTGCGACGACTGCCAGGCCGGCGCGCGCGAGCTTGAGGCGTTGCCCGGCGCCGGGCCGATCACGAAGGAGGGCGGGGGCACGGAGTATGTGATGTACCGCAACGATCGCTTGGAGATACGCAAGGGGGCCGCGAACTTGAAGGAGTATAAGCTCCGGGAAGACTCCCCTACGTCGAGGGTGGTGGCGAGCTGTTGCCAGGCAGCGATGTACCTGAGTTTTTCGGATTCGAGGCATTGGGTTTCTCTCTACCGCGAGCGATTTGAAGAAGATGCGCCACCTCTGGACGTGCGTATCTGCACCAGGTTTAAGCCCGAGGGGGCCGAGATTCCCGATGATGTTCCGAGCGTTTCATCCTACTCGCTCACGTTTATGTGGAAGTTGTTGGCAGCAAGGATTGCGATGGCGTTCGGTCGTTAA
- a CDS encoding protein kinase domain-containing protein — MQAFANAQKGDLPALKPGDLVAGRFRIVEIIGSGGFSVVYRAHQEGMNRFVALKVLKPRASADAKIVERFRREALFASQLTHANTITLFDYGQTEEGLCYIAMEFLRGRDLSDEVQHGRPMDLKRVWSILTQVCRSLAEAHRMGLIHRDLKPENIFLVDRDNHDHVKVLDFGVSKALSDFGDARASSLAPLTQEGTVFGTPLYMAPEQAMAEDISPAVDVYALGHIAFEMITGRAAYDGQLSPMDVMLKQINDPPLELPAPFADLPFFELIKSCTHKDPYRRIRNAGELLEALMQEAFLPYMDHREVPPGLRQSSQPRPLVALPAAGEEPEAPGLAEEIYRWELSVLSEMLREVQECAQLRLAVIRGNPGTGRSNLLRAFLRQQKNQLGVRLIHRESNPSATHATAGLEADLAQVSGLRLRGEGIKEVNRLLRELHGEHDDATLTELMPVRIDSNPLSELTSLRDAFLSRMVEPFRRASRVGSLIWGIENLETLDTLTLAFLDRFLRELQVHPAPILVVVTVHPDALSRRPGMMRYTDAIVEAPATYARQLRLLEPGVRKEGHAESNDVLQELADLSSGATVDGSYLGTSSGPLRSSQAGEASADAPSATQEPALAAEPTEEEIARWAAMADGAQPLIPEPDALPIETVEAAPRAELREPFVSPDQPSDAPPAEIHQAFDGVLGYLAQLDERAIERPLWEFIYHRVLPFETTRVMGVILEQAERFGIIRLSDDAIAFSDQEYARNLRQVFAERDDTIEAHHNLAKLLHEFAPKPTPRDLRRIVHHAIKGHDFERAISLLVEAGESAYEELDLDSAREHFLQFKALLDDLSMRAPTPPAAYVPHPGVWLRLGEVQGALGEHGAAEDALLRAIREARDEDHTLRANAHKLLADLAMSQNRYEDALHHYEAARDLFKKTALARPYVATLAEIGRCAVLLGRPRQAEGILLQSIDKAEKLQDDALRARQHRYMGDVLTRQGRFLEAVDHLKRAMEIFDDNDHPRDVVACLQELGRAHFAAGLFEASRDNFTRALALTSTHHLHDEHTPHVGLARALAALENLPQAELHLVEAMSFYGTRNDMLRRARVQFHLGDLYLAMGRPQIAHEHYEHVFYVGEETGQRELAFNALVRQAYACFDQDEDAAAFEALSEAVTFADEVVDAEQTAVARAHIIYLQLLGSGFKARGEFFSSLLVAGPGERVRASNVLCDLFRADVALAREELSEAATLLARARLNAASLGSYGVFIALARREHELGQVRGRLANPHIGSGYAIGSILPPEVGRRRFTSTRLGASKR, encoded by the coding sequence ATGCAGGCCTTCGCCAACGCCCAGAAAGGCGATCTCCCGGCGCTCAAACCCGGTGATCTGGTCGCCGGCCGCTTCCGCATCGTCGAGATCATCGGCTCCGGGGGCTTCTCCGTCGTCTACCGCGCCCACCAGGAGGGAATGAACCGCTTTGTGGCGCTCAAGGTACTCAAGCCGCGGGCCTCGGCCGACGCCAAGATCGTGGAGCGTTTCCGCCGCGAAGCCCTCTTCGCCAGCCAGCTCACCCACGCCAACACCATCACCCTCTTCGACTACGGCCAGACCGAAGAGGGGCTCTGCTACATCGCCATGGAGTTTCTGCGCGGGCGCGATTTGAGCGACGAGGTCCAGCACGGCCGCCCGATGGATCTCAAGCGGGTCTGGTCGATCCTCACCCAGGTCTGCCGTAGCCTGGCCGAAGCCCACCGCATGGGGCTGATTCACCGCGATCTTAAGCCCGAAAACATCTTTTTGGTCGATCGCGACAACCACGATCACGTCAAAGTCCTCGATTTTGGCGTCTCCAAGGCCTTGAGCGACTTCGGCGATGCCCGCGCAAGCTCGCTGGCCCCGCTCACCCAGGAGGGCACCGTCTTTGGCACGCCCCTCTACATGGCGCCCGAGCAGGCGATGGCCGAAGACATCAGCCCGGCGGTCGACGTCTACGCCCTGGGTCACATCGCCTTTGAGATGATCACCGGACGCGCGGCCTACGACGGGCAGTTAAGCCCGATGGACGTGATGCTCAAGCAGATCAACGATCCCCCCCTGGAGCTTCCCGCCCCCTTTGCCGATCTGCCCTTCTTTGAGCTCATCAAAAGCTGCACCCACAAAGATCCCTACCGACGCATCCGCAACGCCGGCGAGCTGCTCGAGGCGCTGATGCAGGAGGCGTTTCTGCCCTATATGGATCACAGGGAGGTGCCGCCGGGACTGCGCCAGTCCAGTCAGCCGCGCCCCCTGGTGGCATTGCCAGCGGCCGGCGAGGAGCCTGAAGCCCCCGGGCTGGCCGAAGAGATCTACCGCTGGGAGCTCTCGGTGCTCTCCGAGATGCTGCGCGAGGTCCAGGAGTGCGCCCAGCTGCGCCTGGCGGTCATCCGCGGCAACCCCGGCACCGGGCGCAGCAACCTCCTTCGCGCGTTTCTACGCCAGCAAAAAAACCAGCTCGGCGTGCGCCTGATTCACCGCGAGTCCAACCCCTCGGCCACACACGCCACCGCCGGTCTGGAGGCCGATCTGGCGCAGGTCTCCGGGCTGCGCCTGCGCGGCGAGGGCATCAAAGAGGTCAATCGCCTGCTGCGCGAACTTCACGGGGAGCATGACGACGCCACGCTCACCGAGCTGATGCCGGTGCGCATCGACTCCAACCCGTTGAGCGAGCTGACCTCCCTTCGCGACGCCTTTTTAAGCCGCATGGTCGAGCCCTTTCGGCGCGCCTCACGCGTCGGCTCATTGATCTGGGGCATCGAGAATCTGGAGACGCTGGATACCCTCACCCTGGCCTTCCTCGACCGTTTTCTGCGCGAACTTCAGGTGCACCCGGCCCCCATCCTGGTGGTGGTCACCGTGCACCCCGACGCGCTGAGCCGCCGCCCGGGGATGATGCGCTACACCGACGCCATCGTGGAGGCTCCGGCAACCTATGCGCGCCAGCTCCGGCTGCTGGAGCCCGGCGTCCGCAAAGAGGGCCACGCGGAGTCAAACGATGTGCTCCAGGAGCTGGCCGACCTCAGCTCCGGCGCCACCGTCGACGGCTCGTACCTGGGCACATCCTCAGGCCCACTGCGATCTTCCCAGGCCGGAGAAGCATCGGCCGACGCCCCTTCCGCAACACAGGAGCCGGCACTCGCCGCCGAACCCACCGAGGAGGAGATCGCCCGCTGGGCGGCGATGGCCGACGGCGCCCAGCCCCTGATCCCCGAGCCCGACGCGCTCCCCATCGAGACCGTCGAAGCCGCGCCCCGCGCCGAGCTTCGCGAACCCTTCGTCTCCCCGGACCAACCCTCGGATGCGCCACCGGCCGAGATTCACCAGGCCTTCGACGGCGTACTCGGCTACCTGGCCCAGCTCGATGAGCGCGCCATCGAACGCCCCCTCTGGGAGTTCATCTACCACCGGGTGCTCCCCTTTGAGACCACCCGCGTGATGGGTGTGATCCTGGAGCAGGCCGAACGCTTTGGCATCATCCGCCTCAGCGACGACGCCATCGCGTTCAGCGATCAGGAGTACGCCCGCAACCTGCGCCAGGTCTTCGCCGAGCGTGACGATACCATTGAGGCCCACCACAACCTCGCAAAGCTCCTCCACGAGTTCGCCCCCAAACCCACCCCGCGCGATCTTCGACGCATTGTGCATCACGCGATCAAAGGCCACGATTTTGAGCGCGCCATCAGCCTGCTGGTGGAGGCTGGCGAGTCGGCCTACGAGGAGCTCGACCTGGACTCGGCCCGCGAGCATTTTTTGCAGTTCAAAGCCCTGCTCGACGACCTCTCGATGCGCGCTCCCACCCCGCCGGCAGCCTACGTGCCCCACCCCGGCGTGTGGCTGCGTCTTGGCGAAGTCCAGGGCGCGCTTGGCGAGCACGGTGCGGCTGAAGATGCGCTCTTGCGCGCGATCCGCGAGGCCCGCGACGAGGATCACACCCTGCGCGCCAACGCCCACAAACTTCTGGCGGACCTGGCCATGAGCCAGAATCGCTATGAAGACGCGTTGCACCACTACGAGGCGGCCCGCGACCTCTTCAAAAAGACCGCGCTGGCCAGGCCCTATGTGGCGACCCTGGCGGAGATCGGCCGCTGCGCCGTGCTGCTGGGCCGCCCCCGCCAGGCCGAGGGCATCCTCTTGCAGAGCATCGACAAGGCCGAGAAGTTGCAGGACGACGCCCTGCGCGCCCGCCAGCACCGCTACATGGGCGACGTGCTCACCCGCCAGGGGCGTTTTCTGGAGGCGGTCGACCACCTCAAACGCGCCATGGAGATCTTCGACGACAACGATCACCCCCGCGATGTCGTCGCCTGCCTCCAGGAGCTGGGAAGGGCGCATTTTGCCGCCGGGCTCTTTGAGGCCTCCCGCGACAACTTCACCCGTGCGCTGGCGCTGACCTCGACCCATCATCTGCACGACGAGCATACCCCGCATGTGGGACTGGCTCGCGCGCTGGCCGCACTGGAGAACCTGCCACAGGCCGAGCTGCACCTGGTCGAAGCGATGAGCTTCTACGGCACCCGCAACGATATGCTGCGGCGCGCCCGGGTGCAGTTTCACCTGGGCGATCTCTACCTGGCGATGGGCCGCCCGCAGATCGCGCATGAGCATTACGAGCACGTCTTCTACGTGGGGGAGGAGACCGGCCAACGCGAGCTCGCATTCAACGCCCTGGTGCGTCAGGCCTACGCCTGTTTTGACCAGGATGAAGACGCCGCCGCCTTCGAAGCCCTCTCCGAGGCGGTCACCTTCGCCGACGAGGTCGTCGACGCAGAGCAGACCGCGGTGGCCCGCGCGCACATCATCTACCTGCAACTTCTGGGGAGCGGCTTTAAGGCGCGTGGCGAGTTTTTCTCATCCCTGCTGGTCGCCGGCCCGGGGGAGCGAGTGCGGGCGTCGAATGTCCTCTGCGACCTCTTCCGCGCCGATGTGGCGCTGGCCCGCGAGGAGCTCAGCGAGGCCGCCACGCTTCTGGCCCGGGCGCGTCTCAACGCCGCGAGCCTCGGCAGCTACGGGGTCTTCATCGCGCTCGCGCGCCGCGAGCATGAACTCGGCCAGGTGCGCGGGCGTCTGGCCAACCCGCATATCGGAAGCGGCTACGCCATCGGCTCCATCTTGCCCCCGGAGGTCGGCCGGCGCCGCTTTACCTCCACGCGTCTCGGAGCGAGCAAGCGATGA
- a CDS encoding TrkH family potassium uptake protein: MADLGTSAERRLAAARFMGANIFSAFAQLAVDMPNGYFGGADEVTEWGQLYTMVLLGSTLLALWGYGRNHPRVVWLVGLTCSLSIGVFMAALAVSPIIPAGAMIWNLVVLAWTLFPLRLSGPRSRAAMGGKQRESRLDRWSRKNGAGVRHLLWVSLILNVGVVGFELSGQNFVVIATMAFAMAVSALTAPAVGTMVRERRLWTLLILVPLFLMAFFLGSPQVLLLLLGLYQFAMLFVLSAREPIFNDVLDYFYEYPALLVLTTFATLTAVGTLLLSLPAASATGVPVSPIDAFFTATSASCITGLIVLDTPVAFTFFGHVVILALIQMGGIGILVLSTFATLLLGSRLGMRAERALEEVLDLPGSQSSYSLAKFIVGSTLAIEGLGAIGLTVVYLRHGYAFGEAAWMGVFHAISAFCHAGFALQSDSLMMFHDDPLALTIFSVLVTLGSVGFLVLAVAWQWLRGERRRVNVQARLIGFGTVGLIVAGMVLFFICEWNGVLADMTWRERFFNALMQSVTLRSSGFNSVDTTVLSPATMWFMIFFMFIGGAPGSTAGGIKLTTLVVLLFAVRGIASGTPRVVLFRREIPQEIVYRSAGITVISIMLGFALLFMLLLTQPIPFEMLAFEAASALGTVGLSVGATSELNDIGKLLIVLVIFIGRVGPLALALVLGRGTSSRLSYPEARVMVG; this comes from the coding sequence ATGGCGGATCTGGGTACGAGCGCCGAGCGGCGGCTGGCTGCGGCCAGGTTTATGGGGGCGAACATCTTCTCGGCTTTCGCGCAGCTGGCCGTGGATATGCCCAACGGCTACTTCGGCGGGGCCGACGAGGTCACCGAGTGGGGGCAGCTCTACACGATGGTGCTGCTGGGCTCGACCCTGCTCGCGCTCTGGGGCTACGGGCGCAACCACCCGCGGGTGGTGTGGCTGGTGGGACTGACCTGCTCGCTCTCCATCGGGGTGTTTATGGCGGCGCTGGCGGTCAGCCCCATCATCCCGGCCGGGGCGATGATCTGGAACCTGGTGGTGTTGGCCTGGACGCTCTTTCCGCTGCGCTTGAGCGGGCCACGCTCCCGGGCGGCGATGGGCGGAAAGCAGCGCGAGAGCCGCCTCGATCGCTGGAGTCGCAAAAACGGCGCCGGGGTGCGTCACCTGCTCTGGGTCTCCCTGATCCTCAACGTGGGGGTCGTGGGCTTTGAGCTCAGCGGTCAGAACTTCGTGGTGATCGCCACGATGGCCTTTGCGATGGCAGTCAGTGCGCTGACAGCGCCGGCGGTGGGCACGATGGTGCGCGAGCGCCGGCTGTGGACGCTCCTGATTCTGGTGCCGCTCTTTTTGATGGCCTTCTTTCTGGGCAGTCCCCAGGTGCTGCTGCTCCTTCTGGGGCTGTATCAGTTCGCGATGCTCTTTGTGCTCTCGGCCCGCGAGCCGATCTTCAACGACGTGCTCGACTATTTCTATGAGTATCCGGCGCTGCTGGTACTGACGACCTTCGCCACGCTCACCGCGGTAGGCACCCTCTTGTTGAGTCTGCCGGCGGCCTCGGCCACCGGAGTGCCGGTCAGCCCGATCGATGCGTTTTTTACAGCGACGAGCGCCTCCTGCATCACCGGGCTCATTGTGCTCGATACCCCGGTGGCGTTCACCTTTTTTGGCCACGTGGTCATTCTGGCGCTGATTCAGATGGGGGGCATCGGGATTCTTGTGCTCTCGACCTTTGCAACACTGCTGCTGGGCAGCCGTCTGGGCATGCGCGCGGAGCGGGCGCTTGAGGAGGTGCTGGATCTGCCCGGATCGCAGAGCTCGTATAGCCTGGCGAAGTTCATTGTGGGCTCAACCCTGGCCATTGAGGGGCTGGGGGCTATCGGGCTGACGGTGGTGTATCTGCGCCACGGCTACGCCTTTGGGGAGGCGGCCTGGATGGGCGTCTTTCACGCGATCTCGGCGTTCTGCCATGCCGGCTTTGCGCTGCAATCGGACTCGTTGATGATGTTTCACGACGATCCGCTGGCGCTGACGATCTTCTCGGTGCTGGTGACCCTGGGCAGCGTGGGCTTTCTGGTCCTGGCGGTGGCCTGGCAGTGGCTGCGCGGGGAGCGGCGCCGGGTCAATGTGCAGGCTCGTCTGATCGGTTTTGGCACCGTCGGGCTGATCGTGGCCGGGATGGTGCTCTTCTTTATCTGCGAGTGGAACGGGGTGCTGGCCGATATGACCTGGCGAGAGCGCTTTTTCAACGCGTTGATGCAGAGCGTAACCCTGCGCTCCTCGGGCTTTAACTCGGTGGACACCACGGTGCTGAGCCCGGCGACGATGTGGTTTATGATCTTCTTTATGTTCATCGGCGGCGCGCCCGGCTCCACCGCCGGAGGCATCAAGCTGACCACCCTTGTGGTGCTGCTCTTTGCGGTGCGCGGCATCGCCAGCGGCACGCCGCGGGTGGTGCTCTTTCGGCGCGAGATTCCCCAGGAGATCGTCTACCGCTCGGCGGGCATCACCGTGATCAGCATCATGCTGGGCTTTGCGCTGCTCTTCATGCTCTTGTTGACCCAGCCGATCCCCTTTGAAATGTTGGCCTTTGAGGCGGCCAGCGCGCTGGGGACGGTGGGGCTCTCGGTGGGAGCGACCAGCGAGCTTAACGATATTGGTAAGCTCTTGATCGTGCTTGTGATCTTCATCGGTCGCGTCGGTCCGCTGGCGCTGGCGCTGGTGCTCGGGCGCGGCACCTCCAGCCGGCTCTCCTACCCGGAGGCCCGCGTCATGGTGGGCTGA
- the lon gene encoding endopeptidase La translates to MASSNEQRSGEESQATLPLLPLRDILVFPAMKVPLFVGRDKSIAALDEAMKRDRQIVLAAQKKAKTNEPTSDDIYEVATLATIDQLFRLPDGTVKVRVIGQQRVRLETYLENENFFEVRFSLLEDQTSPLDDELQALLQTLRTSFAEYVDLNKRIPSEMIEEIARVKDPSLLADTIAAQLALKLSDKQSILEMLDVSERLSQLYELMQEEIELLKVEKKIRSRVKKQMERTQNDYYLNDMQGAMPKDPNDQNEFKNEIDELEERIQQKDISEEAQEKLERELKKLKMMSPMSAEATVVRNYIDWVLSLPWGEYTEDRLDVKVAEETLEADHYGLEKPKDRILEYLAVKALIRKPRGPILCLVGPPGVGKTSLGRSIAKAINRKFVRLSLGGVRDEAEIRGHRRTYIGALPGKIIQSLRKAGSSNPVLLLDEVDKMSTDFRGDPSSALLEVLDPEQNATFNDHYLDLDYDLSDVMFLCTANNLGQIPAPLRDRMEIIQIPGYTDYEKLQISRHYLVPKQLENNGIDDVDVHFTESAISQIINHYTREAGVRNLEREIGTVCRKIARKVVEGGKEQSFNVNARAVTHYLGHHKFTQGRIEERDEVGMTNGVAWTQYGGVMLVSEVTVMPGKGKFIITGKLGDVMQESAQAAMSYVRSRAMNLGLSPDFHQKVDLHIHFPEGALPKDGPSAGITMATSIVSALTRIPVQHDVAMTGEITLRGRVLPIGGLKEKVIAAHRGGIRKVIAPMENKRDWPEVPKKVRKQLEVVWVEHMDEVLAHALRLEDRDAFQEALKQPLLPPDIMLNAPTGAGDGATPMH, encoded by the coding sequence ATGGCGTCTTCCAACGAGCAGCGTTCCGGCGAGGAGTCTCAGGCCACGCTTCCGCTTTTACCCCTGCGCGACATCCTGGTGTTTCCGGCGATGAAGGTGCCGCTCTTTGTGGGGCGCGACAAGAGCATCGCCGCGCTCGACGAGGCGATGAAGCGCGACCGTCAGATCGTGCTCGCCGCGCAGAAGAAAGCCAAGACCAACGAGCCGACCTCCGATGATATCTATGAGGTGGCGACGCTGGCGACGATCGATCAGCTCTTTCGCCTGCCCGATGGCACGGTGAAGGTACGGGTGATCGGCCAGCAGCGCGTGCGGCTGGAGACGTATCTGGAGAATGAGAACTTTTTCGAGGTGCGCTTCTCGCTGCTCGAAGATCAGACCTCACCGTTGGATGATGAGCTGCAGGCGCTTTTGCAGACCCTGCGCACATCCTTTGCGGAATACGTCGATCTGAACAAACGCATCCCCTCGGAGATGATTGAGGAGATTGCACGCGTCAAAGATCCCTCGCTGCTGGCGGATACGATCGCCGCGCAGCTTGCGCTGAAGCTCAGCGACAAACAATCCATCCTGGAGATGCTCGATGTATCGGAGCGTCTGAGCCAGCTCTATGAGTTGATGCAGGAAGAGATTGAGCTGTTGAAGGTTGAAAAGAAGATCCGCTCGCGTGTGAAGAAGCAGATGGAGCGCACGCAGAACGACTACTACCTCAACGACATGCAGGGTGCGATGCCTAAAGATCCCAACGATCAGAACGAGTTCAAAAACGAGATCGATGAACTCGAAGAGCGCATTCAGCAAAAAGACATCTCCGAGGAGGCTCAGGAGAAGCTGGAGCGGGAACTCAAAAAGCTCAAGATGATGAGCCCGATGAGCGCCGAAGCCACGGTGGTGCGCAACTACATCGACTGGGTGCTCAGCCTGCCCTGGGGCGAATACACCGAGGATCGCCTGGATGTGAAGGTGGCCGAGGAGACGCTGGAGGCGGATCACTACGGCCTGGAGAAGCCCAAAGACCGTATTCTTGAGTACCTGGCGGTCAAGGCCCTGATCCGCAAGCCACGCGGCCCGATCCTGTGTCTGGTGGGGCCGCCCGGTGTGGGTAAGACCTCGCTGGGGCGCTCGATCGCCAAGGCTATCAATCGCAAGTTTGTGCGCTTGAGCCTGGGTGGCGTGCGCGATGAGGCGGAGATTCGCGGTCACCGCCGCACCTACATCGGGGCGCTGCCGGGCAAGATCATTCAGTCGTTGCGCAAGGCTGGAAGTTCCAACCCGGTGCTGCTGCTCGATGAGGTCGACAAGATGTCGACGGACTTCCGCGGCGACCCCTCCAGCGCGCTTCTGGAAGTGCTGGACCCGGAGCAGAACGCCACCTTCAACGATCATTACCTGGATCTGGACTACGACCTCTCGGACGTGATGTTTTTGTGCACGGCCAACAACCTGGGGCAGATTCCGGCGCCGCTGCGCGACCGTATGGAGATCATTCAGATCCCGGGCTACACCGACTACGAGAAGTTGCAGATCTCGCGGCATTACCTGGTGCCCAAGCAGCTGGAGAACAACGGCATCGACGATGTCGACGTGCACTTCACGGAGAGCGCGATCAGCCAGATCATCAACCATTACACGCGTGAGGCCGGGGTTCGTAACCTGGAGCGGGAGATCGGGACGGTTTGCCGCAAGATCGCGCGTAAGGTGGTTGAGGGCGGAAAGGAACAGTCCTTTAACGTCAATGCGCGCGCGGTAACGCATTACCTGGGGCATCATAAGTTCACCCAGGGGCGGATTGAGGAGCGCGACGAAGTCGGCATGACCAACGGCGTGGCCTGGACGCAGTACGGCGGCGTGATGCTGGTCAGCGAGGTGACGGTGATGCCCGGTAAGGGCAAGTTCATCATCACCGGTAAGCTCGGCGATGTGATGCAGGAGTCAGCGCAGGCGGCGATGAGTTATGTGCGCTCCCGCGCGATGAACCTGGGGTTGAGCCCGGACTTCCATCAGAAGGTCGACCTGCATATTCACTTCCCGGAAGGCGCGCTGCCGAAAGATGGGCCTTCGGCGGGCATCACGATGGCGACCAGCATCGTGAGCGCGCTGACCCGCATTCCGGTGCAGCATGATGTGGCGATGACCGGTGAGATCACGTTGCGTGGCCGCGTGCTGCCGATTGGCGGGCTTAAAGAGAAGGTGATCGCGGCGCATCGCGGCGGGATCCGCAAGGTGATCGCGCCGATGGAGAACAAGCGCGACTGGCCCGAAGTGCCCAAGAAGGTGCGCAAGCAGCTCGAAGTGGTGTGGGTGGAGCATATGGACGAGGTGCTCGCGCACGCGCTCCGGCTGGAGGATCGGGATGCCTTCCAGGAGGCGCTCAAGCAGCCGCTTTTGCCGCCGGATATTATGCTCAATGCGCCGACTGGCGCGGGTGATGGCGCGACTCCGATGCATTGA
- a CDS encoding potassium channel family protein produces MSQFAVIGLGQFGMSVARNLAHQGESVMAIDLDAELVENASQDADVAIRADATDERTLQELQLETMSCVVVAIGAHSIEASVLTTALLKQVGVPRIVARAMSDLHARVLRAIGADEVVNPEEEMGRRLAARLSQPSILEQVELGDSNLAEVEAPEAFVGKTLADLDIRNRYAVSIMAIQRGDQVIANPMGGESLQSGDVLVVVGSVNSIRNLASLA; encoded by the coding sequence ATGAGTCAGTTTGCGGTGATTGGTCTTGGGCAGTTTGGCATGAGCGTGGCGCGCAACCTGGCGCATCAGGGCGAGTCGGTGATGGCCATCGACCTGGACGCGGAGCTGGTGGAGAACGCCTCCCAGGATGCCGATGTGGCCATTCGCGCCGACGCCACCGATGAGCGCACCTTGCAGGAGCTGCAGCTGGAGACGATGAGCTGCGTGGTGGTCGCCATCGGCGCCCATTCGATCGAGGCCTCGGTGCTCACCACCGCGCTCCTCAAGCAGGTGGGCGTTCCGCGTATTGTGGCGCGCGCCATGAGCGATCTGCACGCGCGGGTCTTGCGCGCCATCGGCGCCGATGAGGTCGTCAACCCCGAGGAGGAGATGGGCCGAAGGTTGGCCGCGCGCTTAAGCCAGCCCAGCATCCTGGAGCAGGTGGAGCTGGGGGATAGCAACCTGGCGGAGGTCGAGGCGCCGGAGGCTTTTGTGGGCAAAACCCTGGCCGATCTCGACATTCGTAACCGCTACGCCGTCTCGATCATGGCGATTCAGCGCGGCGATCAGGTCATCGCCAACCCCATGGGTGGCGAGTCGCTCCAGAGTGGCGATGTGCTGGTGGTGGTGGGCTCGGTGAACTCGATTCGCAATCTGGCCTCGCTGGCCTGA